The Mytilus edulis chromosome 12, xbMytEdul2.2, whole genome shotgun sequence genome contains a region encoding:
- the LOC139497939 gene encoding uncharacterized protein — protein MANMNKNSRNHNKNDGQNVHGLRKVAFWKKYGVKRFPYHWSRRYTPFVFRSEDGGIVISNDVLGLTIRQFERIYKDCLDRRKTQEQFILNLRYPDKTSNEYLEYLENSTHDNKDYLSCPANDLKKRYLHAYLMETLGTEIDIRKRQKLFIIKDMKQNTNKSILTQISSGSLAEGLNLPGSDVDIMDVLKHVDVIQKVRDIKFPIQRTTLQFETDTDHPGFAKLRLIALTNRENNHITYECFESTKTGLFLSANEFVSYINKTIHQEQLTVHGPCLSFEDNSVDFACCLRCKYLPYNAIPWLSRYRKQ, from the exons ATGGCAAACATGAACAAAAACTCAAGAAACCATAATAAGAATGACGGTCAAAATGTACACGGATTGAGAAAAGTAGCCTTCTGGAAAAAATACGGTGTCAAACGTTTTCCTTATCATTGGAGTCGCAGATACACACCATTTGTTTTCCGATCTGAAGACGGAGGAATCGTTATCTCAAATGATGTGCTCGGGCTAACAATCAGACAGTTTGAGCGAATTTATAAAGATTGTTTAGACAGAAGGAAAACACAGGAACAGTTTATACTTAACCTAAGATATCCCGACAAAACCTCAAATGAATATCTGGAATACTTGGAGAACAGTACACATGATAACAAAG ATTACTTATCCTGTCCTGCAAATGATTTAAAGAAAAGATACTTACACGCATACTTAATGGAGACACTTGGAACTGAAATAGACATACGCAAAAGACAAAAACTATTTATTataaaagatatgaaacaaaatacaaataagtcCATACTTACACAAATATCGAGTGGAAGTTTAGCAGAAGGGCTCAATTTACCAGGTAGTGACGTAGATATCATGGACGTCCTCAAACACGTAGACGTTATTCAGAAAGTAAGGGATATCAAATTCCCCATACAACGAACAACATTGCAATTTGAGACGGATACTGATCATCCTGGATTTGCAAAACTCCGATTGATAGCTTTAACGAATCGAGAAAATAATCATATAACATACGAATGCTTTGAAAGTACTAAAACAGGTTTATTTTTATCAGCAAACGAATTTGTaagttatataaataaaacaatacatcaagAGCAGCTAACAGTACACGGCCCATGTTTATCTTTTGAAGATAATAGCGTTGATTTTGCATGCTGCCTTAGATGTAAATATCTACCTTACAATGCAATACCATGGTTGTCGCGTTATCGAAAGCAATAG